The Aureispira anguillae genome contains a region encoding:
- a CDS encoding sacsin N-terminal ATP-binding-like domain-containing protein produces the protein MQIKNIQQFRTNWRNAQGYDMPNWDENFIGSGHQENSGFYKMVNGIVENIKADLTPKLQNAQDEQAIYEFLQNAADSQSTECAVIYDDTFFMVLNNGRAFSEKDLKALLNSFQGTKADKTKVENCGKIGRYGIGFKLAYRLMGKSDGAEELLRDLAGPLLFSWYNNQQFEDLVNYKGGSLSLQDKIEAETAPWLLKIILACFPTSPDEEVKNLDYENQVLFNQEELGDLVTFLNKNKTLLEQFSLEQGSLFFLRFGPKKHEKLKESLLNITSGIGYAMNNLKTLEKVALQEDIIEKFETKFERYSILPGTEDFNKIDPEFPTCPIEISLGFPASLEQMQALKDAPSLYQFFPMRNERHSMAYFVHSSSFAKITDRTRLDDQGEANIETFKYIAKSLKRNLDKYKQENLETYCHIYKALLLTDRSTEYDAELINKYLYDPLLEYIQLNIPTNKGNFYLKDLIIAKGTALPIEPMSLGIGREWLYWTEVENEDDILRSAANNAKLGLKRWGIKELILEANMSLLNNFIANLSAEDYQIFVAELKRVDFDEVFLEKFGEIKCFKFTSTTGASHFYAINDLQAQEDIFLMSERMLPIRDSIKGLGFSVLEFNILDYSVILQQIESQLDYLTNDYALFEKIAARTKEAVLSVEQKHSLYAFLRSLEGVKKEELRAVQLFNNKEGLAAPLHGLLPADATVEYWLENFKIAIEEDSEELAEQYISKKNKWETYSHIIVPFWSELVKGIDGEQEEELLEFYNSVGAYFKLKSGQTKLTETNYIYTNLEHGFCSPKAVFYHRCLEKIKVEYTDLRSAVSKVLGLVLPHPAILPILANDPFRTTPTTASKEWKMGLNDLIENCKTANLEPEEKKAFFILLAGVLSPKDLAKVELFCNQKGERMVLSKLIASTKSVEGWLDDYRIDVHEDSVLLQNYLAKETDIYTNILLTEWNTISQHSSVTANIQLFYQGVMKYASLAKSPKTLTTSNYIFVDNTVGFVSNQQIFFHAEMVNADKYGALRTAIHALTDLYTPHPDVLPFLTESIMKTRNGILAKSLANDVVVLEKNEAASLVHFFEKTKEDLFTFLYVVENQENSRECEVGKRARNIPYAVEKGQQGLAEKINAIFGETYKLLPTKMYNSAYRNKGLLIGSQLFNAISKSKEVSPELLSALIVESGNADVQEQVFSKIDKIVLKEGQSYNKDSFEHQTLQIFRNKDADHSKVRSKIYIENVAGELFKLNDIGFDENITLVIERCGKFSLKLSEVLPRFKTIQTLLQNIANQFVDYEAPTVLQRRCFEGEEKHIKDVFDELKKDHAILENAAQLAFALLYAKDNDNSKLIKSFLLHTLAPEPIEISAFDAFHLNNNSFIDANAILNLDYYSGVDELLKMKTKESAFSFGSQNLVHNPYIEKNTFYCVPVRLLEENESPEKLQSELLNFLYKAWSKIPDLERPISLDLKTDAEGTLGGLLPNELVYPATYALIKERFPTWLMDWVGEEEEEIEERTIQPDYEIPVAEEGEEEIEFTPPAPKVVLIPRGKLSLLNAIGVNTERSTLVTVRKYFHTNTGNAISQKQLNDLRNKEEGYLLQTIFWLQSEGTTLTSEDERLFWLRKLYNTLSKVTNNTPLPFITKVGGTAEEPTFEYKVDNHADQELYYFDHKQQRQLFEKFEITIEHVFNCLLAKEQHFTNLDIKGVDLRTTKVENKLDIERLETNGQEWGADHYMKWRESSEYSIHLYAGKMPYVVHFLDQVVKEYESENAVLCDKVAYVNSNSTNIEEDLFAITKYNGLTEAHLLGLLRFKNENKEQTGGHKVIERVVETVVVEEELAANEEAIENPSIEDIQGYRDQNVKGKLKLAFDLGELPAEMLEDLLQYAKSAKMIVEKNKVDKA, from the coding sequence ATGCAAATCAAAAATATTCAACAGTTTCGTACAAATTGGCGCAATGCCCAAGGTTATGATATGCCTAATTGGGATGAAAATTTTATAGGTAGTGGTCACCAAGAAAATAGTGGCTTTTATAAAATGGTCAATGGTATCGTTGAGAATATAAAAGCTGATTTGACACCCAAGTTGCAAAATGCACAAGATGAGCAGGCCATTTATGAATTTTTGCAAAATGCTGCTGATAGCCAATCTACAGAATGTGCTGTGATCTATGACGATACCTTTTTTATGGTTTTGAACAATGGACGAGCATTTTCAGAAAAAGATTTGAAGGCTTTGTTAAATTCTTTCCAAGGAACAAAAGCGGATAAAACTAAGGTAGAAAATTGCGGAAAGATTGGTCGTTATGGGATTGGTTTTAAGTTAGCCTATCGTTTGATGGGAAAATCTGATGGAGCAGAAGAACTACTGAGGGATTTAGCAGGGCCTTTGTTGTTTAGTTGGTATAACAATCAGCAATTTGAAGACTTGGTAAATTATAAAGGTGGGAGTTTGAGTTTGCAAGACAAAATAGAAGCTGAGACTGCCCCTTGGTTATTAAAAATTATCTTAGCTTGTTTTCCTACCTCACCAGATGAGGAAGTAAAGAACTTGGATTATGAAAATCAAGTGCTTTTTAATCAGGAAGAGCTAGGCGATTTGGTTACTTTTTTAAATAAAAACAAAACCTTATTAGAGCAATTTTCCTTAGAACAGGGTTCTTTGTTTTTCTTGAGGTTTGGTCCCAAAAAGCACGAGAAACTAAAAGAATCGTTGCTCAATATTACTTCTGGAATTGGTTATGCAATGAACAATCTAAAAACCTTGGAGAAGGTAGCTTTGCAGGAGGATATTATAGAGAAGTTTGAAACAAAATTTGAACGTTATTCTATTTTACCAGGAACAGAGGATTTTAATAAAATAGATCCTGAATTCCCAACTTGTCCGATTGAAATTTCATTGGGTTTTCCTGCTAGCTTGGAACAAATGCAAGCGTTGAAAGATGCCCCTAGTTTGTATCAATTCTTTCCAATGAGAAATGAGCGGCACAGCATGGCTTATTTTGTACACAGTTCTTCTTTTGCAAAAATAACCGATCGTACTCGACTCGATGACCAAGGGGAGGCTAATATTGAAACGTTTAAATACATTGCCAAGTCACTCAAGCGAAATTTGGATAAATATAAGCAAGAAAATTTAGAGACTTATTGTCATATTTATAAGGCTTTGTTGCTAACCGATCGTTCTACGGAATACGATGCTGAATTAATTAACAAATACCTTTACGATCCTCTATTGGAATATATCCAACTAAATATCCCTACCAATAAAGGTAATTTTTACCTGAAAGATTTAATTATAGCAAAGGGAACAGCCCTACCTATTGAACCAATGAGCTTGGGGATTGGTAGAGAATGGCTGTATTGGACTGAGGTAGAAAATGAAGATGATATTTTACGCTCTGCGGCCAACAATGCAAAACTAGGTTTAAAACGTTGGGGAATTAAAGAATTGATTTTGGAGGCCAATATGAGTCTCTTGAATAATTTTATTGCGAACTTATCAGCAGAAGACTATCAAATTTTTGTTGCCGAATTGAAACGAGTTGATTTTGATGAGGTCTTCTTGGAAAAATTTGGAGAAATTAAGTGCTTTAAGTTTACAAGTACAACGGGGGCCTCTCATTTTTATGCCATTAATGATTTGCAAGCTCAGGAGGATATTTTCTTAATGAGTGAGCGAATGTTGCCGATTAGGGATTCTATTAAAGGGCTTGGCTTTTCGGTTTTAGAATTTAATATTTTAGATTACTCTGTTATCTTACAGCAAATCGAATCACAGTTGGATTATTTGACCAATGATTATGCGTTGTTTGAAAAAATAGCTGCTCGAACGAAAGAGGCCGTTCTTTCTGTAGAACAAAAACATAGTTTGTATGCTTTTTTGAGGAGTTTAGAGGGAGTAAAAAAAGAGGAGCTTCGTGCAGTACAGTTATTTAATAATAAAGAAGGTTTAGCAGCTCCATTACATGGTCTATTACCCGCAGATGCTACTGTAGAATATTGGCTAGAAAATTTCAAAATTGCGATAGAGGAAGATTCTGAAGAATTAGCCGAACAATATATATCCAAGAAAAATAAGTGGGAGACTTATAGCCATATTATTGTGCCATTTTGGTCGGAATTGGTCAAGGGCATTGATGGCGAACAGGAGGAGGAATTATTAGAGTTTTATAATAGTGTAGGTGCATATTTTAAACTAAAATCAGGACAGACCAAATTAACAGAAACAAACTATATTTATACCAATCTTGAGCATGGGTTTTGTAGCCCCAAAGCGGTTTTTTATCATCGCTGTCTCGAAAAAATAAAAGTAGAATATACTGATTTACGTTCTGCTGTTTCTAAAGTCTTAGGGCTAGTTTTACCACATCCTGCTATTTTGCCCATCTTGGCAAATGACCCTTTTAGAACAACTCCAACAACTGCTAGTAAAGAGTGGAAAATGGGGCTCAACGATCTGATTGAAAATTGCAAAACTGCTAATCTTGAACCCGAAGAAAAGAAAGCTTTCTTTATTCTATTGGCAGGGGTTTTATCTCCCAAAGACTTAGCAAAAGTAGAACTGTTCTGCAACCAAAAAGGGGAGCGGATGGTCTTGTCTAAATTAATTGCTTCTACCAAATCTGTTGAGGGCTGGTTGGATGATTATAGAATAGATGTACATGAGGACAGTGTATTATTACAAAATTATTTGGCAAAAGAAACGGATATTTATACCAATATCTTATTAACAGAATGGAATACAATAAGCCAACACAGCAGCGTAACAGCTAATATTCAGCTCTTTTATCAAGGGGTAATGAAATATGCTAGTTTGGCAAAATCACCAAAAACACTAACGACTAGTAATTATATTTTTGTCGATAATACAGTGGGCTTTGTTTCTAATCAGCAGATCTTTTTTCATGCAGAAATGGTAAATGCAGATAAATATGGCGCTCTAAGAACAGCTATTCATGCTTTGACAGATTTGTACACTCCGCATCCTGATGTTTTGCCATTTTTGACAGAGAGTATCATGAAAACTCGGAATGGTATTTTGGCAAAATCGTTGGCTAATGATGTTGTTGTCTTAGAAAAAAATGAAGCGGCTAGTCTAGTACATTTTTTTGAAAAAACAAAAGAAGATTTATTTACATTTTTGTATGTAGTCGAAAATCAAGAAAATTCTCGAGAATGTGAAGTCGGAAAACGAGCTAGAAATATTCCTTATGCTGTTGAAAAAGGACAGCAGGGCTTGGCAGAAAAAATTAATGCTATTTTTGGAGAGACGTATAAATTGTTGCCTACAAAAATGTACAATTCAGCATATCGAAACAAAGGTTTGCTAATTGGAAGCCAGTTGTTTAATGCCATTTCTAAATCCAAAGAGGTTTCGCCAGAATTATTGTCTGCTTTGATTGTAGAAAGTGGTAATGCAGATGTTCAAGAGCAGGTGTTTAGTAAGATTGATAAAATTGTTTTAAAAGAGGGGCAATCCTATAACAAAGATTCTTTTGAACATCAAACCTTGCAGATTTTTAGAAATAAGGATGCAGATCATTCTAAAGTTCGTTCCAAAATCTACATCGAAAATGTAGCAGGAGAATTGTTTAAGTTGAACGATATTGGCTTTGATGAAAATATTACTTTGGTTATCGAACGTTGTGGTAAGTTTAGTTTGAAACTGTCTGAGGTCTTACCTCGTTTTAAAACCATTCAAACGCTTTTGCAAAATATTGCCAACCAATTTGTAGATTATGAAGCGCCTACTGTCTTGCAAAGGCGTTGTTTTGAGGGAGAAGAAAAACACATTAAGGATGTCTTTGATGAATTGAAAAAAGACCATGCTATTCTTGAAAATGCAGCGCAATTGGCTTTTGCCTTATTATATGCTAAAGATAATGATAATAGCAAGTTAATTAAATCCTTTTTGTTGCATACGCTAGCCCCTGAGCCTATAGAAATAAGTGCTTTTGATGCTTTTCATCTGAATAATAATTCATTTATAGATGCCAATGCTATTTTGAATTTGGACTATTATAGTGGTGTGGATGAGTTGTTGAAGATGAAGACCAAAGAAAGTGCATTTAGTTTTGGTTCTCAGAATTTAGTGCATAATCCATATATCGAAAAGAATACGTTTTATTGTGTTCCTGTTCGGTTATTGGAAGAGAATGAAAGCCCCGAAAAATTGCAGTCGGAATTACTCAATTTTTTATACAAGGCTTGGTCAAAGATACCAGATTTGGAGCGACCAATTAGTTTGGATTTAAAAACAGATGCAGAGGGAACACTCGGAGGTTTATTGCCCAATGAATTGGTCTATCCTGCAACTTATGCCTTGATTAAAGAGCGTTTCCCTACTTGGTTGATGGATTGGGTTGGTGAAGAAGAGGAGGAAATAGAAGAGCGAACCATTCAGCCTGATTATGAAATACCAGTAGCCGAAGAAGGTGAAGAGGAGATTGAATTTACTCCACCTGCACCAAAAGTAGTTTTAATTCCTAGAGGCAAGCTTTCGCTGTTGAATGCTATTGGAGTAAACACAGAACGTTCGACTTTAGTTACTGTTCGTAAATATTTCCATACCAATACAGGAAATGCTATTTCGCAAAAACAATTGAATGATTTACGCAATAAAGAAGAGGGATATTTATTACAGACTATTTTTTGGCTACAATCTGAAGGTACTACACTAACTTCTGAGGATGAACGTTTATTTTGGCTGCGAAAACTATACAATACGCTATCTAAAGTAACCAACAATACACCTTTGCCCTTTATTACTAAGGTAGGAGGGACGGCAGAAGAGCCCACTTTTGAATATAAAGTAGATAATCATGCCGATCAAGAATTATATTATTTTGATCATAAGCAGCAACGACAGTTATTTGAAAAATTTGAGATAACAATAGAGCATGTTTTTAATTGTTTGCTGGCTAAAGAACAACATTTCACAAACTTAGATATAAAAGGAGTTGATTTAAGGACAACGAAGGTTGAAAATAAATTGGATATTGAGCGTTTAGAAACCAATGGTCAAGAATGGGGGGCAGATCATTACATGAAATGGCGAGAAAGTTCGGAATATAGTATTCATCTATATGCTGGAAAAATGCCTTATGTGGTTCACTTCTTAGATCAGGTAGTTAAGGAGTATGAAAGTGAAAATGCTGTACTTTGTGATAAAGTGGCTTATGTCAATAGCAACTCAACAAATATAGAAGAGGATCTATTTGCCATTACAAAATACAATGGTTTGACTGAAGCACATTTATTGGGATTACTTCGATTCAAAAATGAGAACAAAGAACAGACAGGAGGACACAAAGTTATTGAGCGAGTGGTTGAGACGGTAGTCGTTGAAGAAGAATTAGCTGCCAATGAGGAAGCCATTGAAAATCCTTCTATTGAGGATATTCAGGGCTATAGAGATCAGAATGTTAAAGGTAAGCTTAAATTGGCTTTTGATCTTGGGGAACTACCTGCTGAAATGCTAGAAGATTTGCTTCAATATGCCAAATCTGCAAAAATGATTGTCGAAAAAAATAAAGTAGACAAGGCTTAA
- a CDS encoding DUF418 domain-containing protein, producing MKKRIIGIDIARALAIIGMIVVNFKLVLGSQGSPNLQRWVGVLDGKAAATFVVLAGLGIGLMSKKAIEEGTLSKIRFLQKKLIKRSIFLWLFGLLFYTIWTPDILHFYAIYILISIALISASTLLIGSLIVVLILSYPFLLMAVSYEQGWDFTQLEYLDFWTGQGFFRNLLVNGFHPVFPWVAFMLFGMWLGRQNLTQKSFLIKTLISASFIFVGTQLLSHFTINLLNNHTTLSLKDIQALCGTAPMPPLPYYMISGISIAVIIICLCILATHWTKETTILRLLVHTGQLALSFYVLHVLVLFFILAIIPKQWGTYSLIFSLVAAFICVLCCFLFATVWRKRFQLGPLEWVLRKLTD from the coding sequence ATGAAAAAACGAATCATAGGAATCGACATTGCTCGTGCATTAGCTATTATAGGAATGATTGTCGTTAATTTTAAACTCGTTTTAGGGAGTCAAGGGAGTCCCAATTTACAGCGTTGGGTTGGAGTTTTGGATGGCAAAGCCGCCGCAACCTTTGTTGTCTTAGCTGGTTTAGGAATTGGCTTAATGTCCAAAAAAGCCATAGAGGAAGGAACGCTTTCCAAAATCAGGTTTTTACAAAAAAAACTAATCAAACGCTCTATTTTTTTATGGTTATTTGGTTTGCTTTTTTACACCATTTGGACACCTGACATTCTACATTTTTACGCCATCTACATTTTAATAAGCATAGCATTAATTAGTGCCTCTACCTTGTTAATTGGGAGTTTAATTGTCGTCTTAATCTTAAGTTATCCCTTTCTATTAATGGCTGTTTCTTATGAGCAAGGGTGGGATTTTACTCAATTAGAATATCTAGATTTCTGGACAGGACAAGGCTTTTTTAGAAATTTATTGGTCAATGGTTTTCACCCTGTGTTTCCTTGGGTTGCATTTATGCTATTTGGAATGTGGTTGGGGCGACAAAATTTAACTCAGAAAAGTTTTTTGATCAAAACCCTTATCAGTGCTTCATTTATCTTTGTCGGCACACAGTTACTTTCCCATTTCACCATAAACCTGTTAAACAACCACACTACCCTCTCTCTAAAAGATATTCAAGCCTTATGTGGTACCGCTCCCATGCCCCCTCTGCCCTATTATATGATTTCGGGGATCAGTATTGCTGTTATAATAATTTGTCTGTGTATCTTAGCGACTCATTGGACTAAAGAAACTACAATTTTACGTTTATTGGTGCATACGGGACAATTAGCACTTAGTTTTTATGTCCTACATGTATTGGTTTTGTTCTTTATTCTTGCAATTATTCCTAAACAATGGGGGACTTATTCCCTTATTTTTTCGTTAGTTGCAGCCTTCATTTGTGTGCTTTGCTGTTTTTTGTTTGCCACTGTTTGGCGAAAGAGATTTCAGCTAGGTCCCTTAGAATGGGTCTTGCGAAAACTAACCGATTAG